Part of the Pieris napi chromosome 6, ilPieNapi1.2, whole genome shotgun sequence genome, ATGAAGCAGATCACAGCACACATCAAATAGACATAGAGAGCTTTCCATGGCGAGATTACACCTCGACAGCGACGAACATCGAACAATCAAAGCCGACACGTGTCGCGTTGCCCACGCTAAGAGCTGGTAACAAATGGGCATCGCGACAGAAGTATTGAGTGTCGAAGAGGCGCGTACTCACGCGCATGCCCTCCCATCTGGAGACAGCACGGAGGGGTCGTAGAGCTCGCAAAGTGCGCATGGACCGAAACGCTGGGATGTCGTCCGCTCCGGCCATCACCGCTCCGTGGTTAACGAGTGACAACTACCGTCATTAAATTAGTACGATAATACAAACTATATCTTACGTACATTTGCCTTTGATAAGAATAAAGAACATGAAGTAAATGTACTTTAGACTTTGGTAGTCGAATCGACAGTTACGATCCATACATACTAagcttataattatataaaaaaagccgATAATTTACCATGACAATTATGAAATCGAGCCAGCACCAGGCGTTGGTGAAGTACTTCTGAAATCCGAGAGCTAACCATTTGATTAACATCTCAATAAAGAATATTACAGTGAATATACGATCCATGTAATATAAGATGTCTTGAAGAATTGGTCGATGTGGTAGATGGACATCTTCTAACGCCTAAAAACaagatttaagtaaataataacatatttaatatagtaaaaaaatacggGGATAAAGCTCAATTACCAATGCCAAACTACTAAGTAAAATCATTGTTATCACAGCCGTTTCGAAATAGGTATTTTCTATTAATCGAAAGGTTTTCAGTCTAAGGGTTGCCCAGCCTTGCCAAAATGGAGACTCGTCATCTCCGGCTAAGAAGGGGAAGCGCGCATAGCAAGGTTCTGGACAACAGTCCGCTGGTGTGAGATCCACTACATCCTCGTCTGCGGCCAcctttatatctatttttgctAAGCCATCAAGTTTTCCATCCTCCTCGTCTTCAATCATttctataaagaaatattcgGTTATGAAACAAACATATATTCTAACGGCATACAATACATGCCGGTAGTCAAACGAGGAGACTATTTATATACCTTCTTCTAAACCTAATTCTTCTTTACTTGCGTCTTTCTTTTCTTCTCCGTCTATCGTATCCGCAGATCCTTTATGACTTTCGTCTTTAAATGATCTTATTTTATGACTACCATAAGATTTTTGACTTATTGTATCATCATCctgaaaattcaaatatttggaATATAATCGgatacatacaatataaatttggGTTTAATAAGAAAGTAGGGACCTGTATCGGATAACCATGATGATTTATATCACTGTTTATTCGATTGTCAGTATGATTATCCGTTATAGCATTGATATTATTCATCAATATATtcccttttttatatttattgtcacCTGGAAAATAGAGTTTAGTTTCAATTTATATGAGTTCATATGcacgttttaatttaaatagtctTTCATACCTGGTATCGTAAATTCCATTCCGTCACCTATAGCTACCTCCACTTGATCTTTTAGTTTCTTGTCTTTGAATAAAACCCCATCTTCGATATCGGCACCTAATTCCAGTTCATTGTCGACTCGTTCTGAAGAAACACAGCGGGCACATAATGCCGCCTTTAAGCCTACATCCGTGCGTCATTTGTCGCCGCCAACAGCCAAGCATAGAATAGAGATCAGgacaaaattttgtaaataattgcCGAATTTGATACAACTCCTGtgattattattgtgttaagCATGTGTGATgtcttgaatatttaaatatatttacttacataTTTATCAAATGCTCAAAAGCTAAAACTtcgatttttttgtttgattgaaTTTAACGACTATATAGTTTacgatataaatattttttatcatatcacTTAGACCTAACATTTAAcacaaattaacaataaaaatgtaatagtaATAAACACAGCATGCACAACAAACAAAGCtagtatagtatataatacataCTACTGTAATACATATGGATATAATATATGAAGcgaatatactaaatatactGTATGGAGGTAAGAGTGTATCGGGAATATTATAGAGGACAGCTCTACACTTGACTGCTAGGGCACAAGCAACGCACAGTGTTAACAATAACAACCATTGCATGTCATGCTTTATTGTATACATCGATTTATATGATTTGTTACTTTAACACATATAACACACGGATTAATGTAATTGACTATTTATCCTGAAATACAATGAAATTACACACAACATTCAAAATGTCTACTATAAACTCACCTGGAGCGTGAATAGCAATCTGATTCGTCAATTTGCTTTtgactatttttaaaacatcggCTGCGTTTTTTTTGACCCAATCGATAAACCGGGATATTCTATTAAAAGCCTCCGCGATTTTGTTCGTGTCCTGATCGGCTGTTGGCGTCGATAGACTCGAGGAACCAAAATTTGACAGTAAGAGGGCCAAGAAGAGGTTAAGTACCTGGAATTCGATAAATGTTAAACGCATTCAATTGCTTTATGTGTACTTATTTCTAGATCATAAAACATACCACAAGATTGCCAATAACGACCGTTGCCAAGAAGAAAGGTATACAAGAAACATCTCCAACCAGCATGCAATCCCACATACTCTCTATCCATTCTCCACATAATACTCGGAATACTATCATGAAACTGTGCATGAAATCCGTGAAGTTCCACCTTGGGAGCTCTCCACCAGGAAAACGGTCTACGTAATCTGTATACGTGATAATCGTTCGTCAATAATGAGTTTATAAATagtactataatttttaatcgatcaaaacaatatttttaattcaatgtaaaaaagtttaatttataactgattttaaaaatattaatcgtTAGACTGATTCaagaatattaacataaaagaaataaattttgcattaaatatagaaaattttaaatgtcgCTTAAAACTTTGCTTGTATAAAACATTGTTAATAGGTTAGAtcctaattaaaattaaagcgCTTACGAAAATTGCATATTACGCAGAAGAATCAgaacgtaatttaaaatatttggcaATTAATAGCAAGCCATCTTGCAACATGCCTCTGGGAATTGCAATTTAAAACAGGAAACCTGCATATCTTTTGCTCAGCATACagccatattaaaaaaatattgttacctttatgaaaaatacatacaacataacaaatatatatacaacaaagatataataactttaaattagatCATGCATAGAGGCCTTCTACTTAAAAGGGGCAAACATTTAACAAGTAATCGTATATTTAAGGTTATTACAAGGCACTAATGAAAAATGAACATTAAGATGTACAATGAGAAGATGAATTATAACTGATAGGAAGCTAGCTTAAACGTTTCACAAGTGAGGCGCCATCGCTAAGGGGCAGCAATAGATACATACAATAGTTAGTCTAGCTCACGTGGGGTCGCAATTCACAACGACGTTTGCCAATCAAACAACATGAGCATAACAGTGTGACGCACATCAACACAATGAGCTCTAGACAATCTGACGGCGATCCTACCTAAAGCGTGGACTATtcgaattttgaaaatttaatttacattccACACTTTAGCAATTTCAGTGAATATATTTCGCGATGATTTTACCGTGTCAACCCGAGCGACTTATGTTTTCATTACCCAAAGAGAATTTTTCTGACAGTTCGATgcttgaaataaattcactgGACCGAATCGCCGCATCAACAACGTCCAATATAACATCGAACATGCACCACTCCCACCGATCACCACTTACCCACATAATTTTTCCCGAATAGTTGCATACCCATCACggcaaatatgaaaataatgatGCACAATACGAAGGTCAGGTTGCCCAAGGCACCCATCGTCCTACCCATTATAGAGATGAGTAAATTAAGAGTCGGCCATGACTTTGCCAATTTGAATACTCGAAGCTGCAATTATAAATTGTGAAACAAGGCGTCACACAAGCTCGCTTGCCGGCGCATCACCTATGCTACAGCGGCCTCTGAAGACCTATGAGCACTCAGCACGCGCCGTCGTGAGTGATTACAGGTCTGAACTCTGACTAATATTAGCGGAATGTGTGCTACAATATCTCTCCGATTATGTGCATTTATATTGATTCATGAGTGGGATATATGTTGACTATTGTCTATTATTGCGTTTACTACGTTTTGGGAGAGCGTTTtgattgatattattttacgatCCATAGATCGTACTTGTGTTATTCCTATCCTTAAAGTGACATAGATCCCATCAGTAATAGATCTGATGCAATACCCTTCGTAAGCGAAGCTGCATGTCATTTCTATTTTACTCAATGCAAAGCTTAATAGTTATGATTGTAAGCGTGATAGCCTTATAACGTTTATCGTTTAGGCTCTTTGTGAGCCATTCCGTGTTATAAAGCCACAGCATAACTGAATGttccttaaaaataatattcaatcaAAGCCCTGTGTTCGACAGTCGATAGTGTAAAGCTGAATAAGAATTGATAACTAAGGCTTATATGTTCTTAGAGATGCtaaattgtttttcaattgaaCCTGTGTAGTTCTTCCCAAACAACTGCATCCCCATCACGGcaaatatgaatataatgaTGCAAAGTACAAAGGTCAAGTTCCCTAAAGCTCCCACAGTCCTACCCATTATGGATATTATAAGGTTTAGCGCCGGCCAAGACTTAGCCAGTTTAAATACACGTagctgaaaatattttaggaaATGTAAGAACATAAACATGACGTATAACGAAGAAAGTAGGTAGCGGTGAAAGCACCAGCTGTTATTACAAATACCTGAAATTGTCTGTAAATTACTTCCTGTTAAAATGGTTATCGCCattattttcaaatcaaaCCGTATGTTAGATACATAattagtataaattaatattgattagCACTTACCAATCGGAATGAACGTAATACTGACAAACCCTGAACTCCTTCCAGTCCTAATTCCAATAATGATAAGGCCACAATGATAAAGTCAAAAATGTTCCATCCTTCTTGAAAGTAAAATTTGGGACTCATTGCTATTAATTTTAGCATCGCTTCAATACCGAATGTAGCAGTGAAAAACTGGAAACGATATAATccaatttttacatattttcaataagacgcaatattaattttctcttCAGCATGgacaatttagtttaaaaactcTGGGGGTCTAAAACTACAACTGGATACTTACATAATTACCACTTTTCAACGCTCTTTCCATATCTTTGTCCATGTCGTGATGATCCAGTGCCATAAACAGAGTATTGACCACGATACACAACGTGATGAACAGTTCTACAAACGGATCGAACACCAAAAGCGCGACGTATTTCTGAAACTCCAGCCATAGCCAGCAGCAATCCCACACACAGAAGAAGTCTATCCCTTTCATGAGCCACTCCAGGAGTCTCTCCTTGAAGGTGGGCCCTTCATCGTCATCTTCAGCTGTTGAGAAGTAGTATACTGACACTGTTGTGTCACGTTTACCGGAGTGTGTGTGGTGTGAGGAgagacaaaaaataaacatggtTAGTATTCGCTCATTATTTTGAGTAGCCAAAAACCGAATACACATAGCCAATACTACTTAgcaatattcatattttttgaattttattggCTGTCATTTATCTCTCGTGGTTCAACTGTTCAAGATTATGGTATGGCTTGAACTACGTGCTAGGATTGtgcttaaaataaagaaaattttcacacgAGATCACATCTCATTTTCTGCAAAGCGAGtcactatattttatactactgTACTGCAATGATCTATTAATGATTCATTTCCCTTTAATAGTAAATCAAgtcaaaaaatatgaatatcgAGATTTTGATTTTACATGGATAGCAGAAGCGCATCAAATCGCGTCTACACCGTACAAAatagattttactaaattatcGCTTTTAGAACACTAAGTGACATTtgttaatgattttaaataaatggtgATAATTGCTATGTTCAtgcaattcaattaaatacgtgggatttaatatatattttgtgcaACACGTGCATGGCTACGGTTAGCataaatgttaaaacaatgggaaaaaaattatataaaagggTAAGCGTAAGACTTGAGACGGAAtgcaaaacaaaagaaagtgGTATTTGTGTAGTTTGACAGGACAGTGAAGGTGCTTCATTAGGCTtctaaacaatataaatgaCACCCaatgtttatgtatttttgccaATTATGCATTTTTGCATAATGAGCAAATACCGCAGTGTATACTGTTGAATGTTCAGTGTGAAAAGTGTTAGTAGTTTGTGTATTAAAAGCGAACAGTTTGTATAAaatgtacaaataaaaacaagacaACGGACAAGACAGCTGATACAATAGACAAGACAAACGTTAAGTTAACACAGACATAAAATGCTTTACTTTTACCATGTACGCATTGGACTCTATTTTATAGAGCTAgatcatacaaatatatttaatggcCGATAGTTAATTGATATTGATGGCCCTTTATAGTCCCAATGCATACATGgctttgttaattaattagtatttatatatatatatatacacacattttatttattagaaacgtaCCATTTTGCTCGCTCGCTCTACTTTGCCTTCCAGCTTgttcaattatttcatttagtaCCATAACATctgaaatacatatacatgATCGATAAACTGTCGTAAAAAATCAAccatattgtttttgatattggttataataatatatgcaaacgggcaggagactcacctaatgttaagtgatacatggacactcacattgccagaaggctcgcaagtgcgttgccgaccttttaagaattggtatgctcttttcttgaaggaccctacgTCGAATTCATTCGGAAATAATTCAATGGGCAGCTAACATTCTCAACATCTTCGTATCttcgtttaaatttttatataaataattacaaattaccATTTTACCAAACAGAAACTTAAAAGGACCAGTCCCCCATGCCgttaatagtaaaatataaatagtaatattcaTACCTCTCATATCAACGACATTTGGCTGCTGCGATGTCGCAATGAACGGATTATCATTCGACTGTTTTAGAACTTTGCCAGCCTCGTCTGTACATTCTGTTGTACTAACTTCctgaaattgttaaaaatctccttatatttcaataaaagctAGCAATATTCGCTAATAACAATGGAAAGTGCTTTCAGCAGCAATATATCATCATTATGACAGTGTACGATAATGAAACAACTTGTGAGATATGTAAGTGTGTCACGCTTGCAAATAATTAGTCGACGCTTATAACAAAAGAATGATAAGCTCATACATATTCTTTTAATGGTCGAGATACCAGCGACGACTCTTGTCTGGGCAGCGCGTAGGCGTGAGGTTGGGAAGTAATGCTGTGGTTCCTGGACGCTGATCGACCTCTGAGTTTGGCCTCCTTGGTTTGAGCTTTTCCCCCTAAGAGATCGCCGTGCGACGTGTATGACAGCCTAGACTGGTGTGATGTATAGGAGGAATGTCTGGATCCTAAAACATGTAATAAACGCCTCAGTGACAGTTGCAACTGTCAGAATTCCATCATATAAGAAAGGTAAATTGTACACTTCAAAGAAAATGACACCAAATGTGATCTAGATAATGATAACATACCCAAGTTCGCATAATAGACTGGTATTATAATAGCGCCGTTCTCCTCTGACATAGGCGTAACTGCATTTGAGTCATCAGCATAAGGCAAATGTTCCTGTGCGTCCAAGTATGTTGATAAAACAAGTGGTTTCCGATCGGCTCCCGGTGGATACCTATTCCTCCCGTTTGGCCTTAACGCCATTTGATGAGAGCCTCGGGAACCACGTCGTAAATTGAACGGTGATCCAGGTAGTGACAAGGAAGCCTGAAGTCACACacatagtaatatttattttataacaaattccTTAAACCTACTAAGTACTTTTTgaaactattaaaatttttctttaacctttcttcCTTCTAGAAACTTTCATTTGGATTCGAGTTATACTAATATTTGATCATTTAACGAAATCAACTTCCTCAATTCAGATCGAGTGAAAATGTCATGGAAACTGATCACTACTTGATTTGTACTCGCAGAGGCTTTGTCTGatcgtaattaaattaattatcaagAAATATATCCTACAAATCTTTCATGTGCTAATAAACAAGTAGAAGGCGAAAAAAATACATGAATGGAAACTCGAAAGTTTgggataaaataattacaaaagtgCTGGAGGTGTCTCAATGCATCAAAACATATGCATACATGATTTAATGCTAGCGAACTGACACGATTTGGTGCAATAAGACATTAAGACAACAAGACTAATAGCGGaatataaggacaagaaaAGGTATATAGTTTAGAACATCAAAAGGAAGGAAGGGGATCACAAACACCAATGAAGAAGAGGACAAACCTGTGAGCCCTCCCGCAGTGGCCCATACGACAACTGTCCATATTTATTAATGCGTTCAGGATGGGGGACCTTTAATGCATAGAAAAtacactttttaatttatttccgaCTTACTACTATTTTAAGACATAGATCACTATGACTAGGATAGATAATAAGGAACGATATTGGAATAAAGGGATTGTAGCAGCGTCCAAGCagtaaagtaataaatgttaacgATCTACGGCGGTGCTAGAACGATATAGAGTAAACATAAACGATGGATGCAGATTAATTCATATGATAACGATACtgaataaaaagaaaagcGTTAGCATTGACCAAAAGCATCAGTTAGTCTcgtaactttgtttataaacacATGAAGTATTGACGGCCATAAGACGTACATGCACTCTCGCATCTTCTAATCCATCTGAGCTATCATCTATGGTCTATAGTCATGAAGACTTGTTAATTTCTTTCTGTGAAAGCCTCTGCCCGTCTGTCATCGAATTGAggaattaatgtttaaatatttgaagtagatattttaatgacaaaataGTTATGTTGACCGAACCTACCTCTGCTCGGTGTTAGTCTCAGCTCGGCCGCTTCGATCGCTCACAAAATGAAAGAAACAATCTAACATGACAATAGATTATTTCTccaatagtatttaattttaataaaaatatgaccTTTATTAGTCTTAATAATGGTACTGATTAAGTTGGTGATTGATATAAATCAAGTATTGTATTacgaaatactttttaaaatattattggagATTAATATAACCTATGATGCAAACGCTCTAATGAAGTGTCAGATTAGATGAATTATGACCATGCCTacaatgtaatttttcaacaaattaaaacaaatatataataatctaatgcatgttcttaaattaaaatgtatacaagTAATAAATGTTCAGTTTCATGCCTTAATTGTGATCTGTTTGAGGAAATAAGAAGAGTTAGTCGCTGCAAGCGTAATGATtgcaaaaagtaatttaaaataaatgaaaagacCATCTAATAGCATGCCTCGAaaccaaatttaaacaaaccaCAGTGTTCATAGAGTTAAAATAACCGTGTAGTAATTTTCGTAAgagaacaaattaaatatttaatagacaAACATTCAGatatgaaaacaaatttattgcaaaaaaattaaaagtgttttttggAAGTGTTCCTTTcgaaattatatgaaaaatcaTATCTGCATACTTTAAGAAAATATCGACATTGAAAAGGACAGACACAAAATCAAAGCTCAGCGTTagacacatttaaacataatcTTTTCAACTTGATATAACTTgtgcaaatataatttataatgttttttacttaatatactaattattGTAAGTGCAAAAAAGCCGAGTGATTATTATCAAGTTGAAAAGAAATAACTCAGCCGacaatgatttaattaaatataaaaattgaaaaagtcTCAGCGGCAAGATTAATccatcattaattaaaaacctttATCGAGTAGTACTACAAATAAAGCTCATCTCTTAATGATTCTTACGTATCTTAATGATGTTCTTAGTTCAATATCAACacttaaaagtatattttttatcctgataccttttcatttataatattaatctaaagatattataataaaatatttaactttagcTAGATTTTATTGAACCAGCACTACGTATTTTTGGAAATTGTAAAAATTGCCACAGTTAGCAAATTAgtttcgtaaaataaaaatcactgtCAGCAGAGATATCACGCGTGGGTCTTATACTCACCATGCTGACCTTCCTCTGCCGGCGTGCTGTGTCGTGGTGGGTGTCGTTGGCAGGCTTGTGCGTGGGCTGAGTGCTCACCGAATCCTGGAAGGGGTCGCTACGAAGGGACATGCGTTCCCTCGTATTGTCATCCTGATTGCCCCTCTCCTGGTTCACGAACAACTCGTAGCTCTGGCAGGAGAAGTCACTGGGAGACTTGGCAGGATGTGCTTCGGCGTATGCGGCTGCTTCCGCAGCGGCGGCTTGCTCGCGAGCGTGTTGTTCTCTCGCTTCTTGTTTATCCGCTCGAGCCGCTGCCTTTTGTTCCGCTTCCTAATGCAAAAATCAAATACCGTTTAAATTTGTACAAAGTtgaagtttaaaatatattaaacaatgaaaatatatagccatatatataacaaaacgaaatacacattaattaaacatatgtCACTTAGATTAAATCTTGTTTGCTTACCCTTAGTGCTTCTTCTTCAGCCTGCTCTTCCTCCTCTGCTTTCTTCTGCAACTCGTCGTATGACATGGCGACGATAGCCAAGATCAAGTTCACGAGATAGAAAGAGCCGAGGAAAATGATCACAACGAAGAACAGCACGTGCCATGAACCAGCAGACCTTAGAACCTGAATAATTGTGAACAAACGTAAATAATTTCACATTACTGTGGTTGTGAGTGATCTATTGATATATGTATTCGGTGGAGTCTTACTATTAATGGCAAAATCTTGTACCCACGAAACGATACATTTACAATTACagtattttctattatattcctattatattaataataacaatattttaattgaatttttgacAACTAGAAACaactttgaataaattaacgaTTTTTTTGCGATTTATTagcaaacatattattatattaacgtCATTTAGCAGCagttaaatatctttaaatttcGACAAAATAACGACATTTTTGACCTTTAGATTTAGGGACGGAATGttacaattgtttttaatcaactaTGATTCAATTAGTTTCGTAACCTTCACCCtcaaaatttagaaaatattccAGGCAATAATGTTATAAACTTACCAGCTGATATAAGTTTTCCCAGTAATCTTGCGTCATCAATCTGAAAGCTGATAGAAACGCCCAACCGAACGTGTCGAAACTCGTGTAGCCGTAGTTTGGGTTTGGTCCGTACCCTTGTAAACATATGTAGCCTGGTTCACATGTTCTGCAAACAAAAGTAAATCGTTTTATATtctcaaataaattaactgGAATTCTCCGAAACACAAAGACCACCTTATGAGGCATGGCTTACTTTGGCCTATGAGGGAACAAACTACATACAACATTTGAGATTAGAGTTACTAAGtgaagttattttatattacgggaaataaaaaaaaacaagcaaAAGATCGATTGCAACGTTACCGTCTACTGATCATTTAGCTCACAAAAGTAGTCTTGGATGTATGTCTGTTTagagttattaataaatcgcTTGAATGCAAAGGGCATTTATCGATATAGATTTATAAGTCGTGATTTTATAAGGGAATTACTACAACGTTGAGGCGCAATCTTCCATTCCTGAAGCTGAGGTGCTCATGTGTTTGTGGGCAAAAATTGATAGTGAGGTTGTAATATTTGACATCTCATTATCAAGTTAAGCCCACAGACAGATGATTTACGAGTGAATAAGCACAGAAAAATATACACGTCCCATTAtaatcttataataatatagatcaTGTTTCTATTACAATCTTCTTTTAGGTATCTGTGTGctcttttttggcaaaggcctcctccaaatcccgccattcctcTTTGCACTGTGCTACTCTCTGCCATCTTTCACCtgcttttctttaatttgttccatccaccttctaagttgtcttcctcttttccgTTTGCTGTACCATGGGCACCGGTTTAGTACTTTTTTGCTCAAGTTTCTGTGCCTCTTGCCATGTGCCCATTACCACTTTCGTTTATTTCTTCTTATTGTAACATCTGTTACCTTGTTTTTCTTAAagctgtattatttattttgtgtattcTTTTCTTCCCTATCAGACATCGTTCCATCGATGTTTGGTACACCTGTATCTTTATATGCTGAACACGTCTCATTATAAACTAAGGggttttttaatcttttaatcAACATAAAACACAAAACATCTCAAAATAGTAGAAATTGCTTTAGTCTAGACTTATAAATACACCTTATAGACACTGAACATGCAACATACCCTGCTCCTGATGAGTTCCCGCATAATGGATAGTCGTCATTTTCACTATACCAGTtcgctaaaataaaatatgtgagtaaatatatatcacaAAGGAAATACATGTCAGTTATAAACAGATATCTTACTTTCGTTTTGACAAAATCTCTCCCAATTCTCATCAGTCAAGTTGCCCCAACTGCCGTCTTCGGGGAATACCTTTACACATTTCTGCGTTAACACTCCCATGTAGATTTGTAGGCCCATTAACGCAAATACAGATAGGGAGAACATTGTCAAAATAATCACGTCGCGAAGATTTTTCACAGACTCTATGACAGCACCAACGATAGTCTTCAACCCTGAGGAGTAATCGGACTTGTTATATGAACATTTTAAAGGTGCACACGCTTCAAACCTCTAGTACTTACGTAGCTCCTGGGACTTAGATATTTCATTTCAAACTGCTAGAACTACTGAATCTATTTCAATTACACTAAACATATATTACTAAAGTAATAGTAGCACAAGGAATTACCCGGTACGATGGCCACAGTCTTCAGCGCTCGGAGAACTCTGAACGTTCTAAGAGCGGCCAAGTTGCCGAGATCTATGCCCATCGTCACATAACTGCAACACACACCCCACACGACGGCTAGGTTAATATAACTAACTACTTTGTCTAAACATTTACTAGTTACAATT contains:
- the LOC125050382 gene encoding sodium channel protein para isoform X9 translates to MSEDLDSISEEEQSLFRPFTRESLAVIEARIAEEHAKQKELEKKRAEGETDLGRTKKKKEVRYDDEDEDEGPQPDATLEQGLPLPVRMQGSFPAELSSTPLEDIDPFYQNQTTFVVISKGRDIFRFSATDALWMLDPFNPIRRVAIYILVHPLFSLFIITTILVNCILMIMPTTPTVESTEVIFTGIYTFESAVKVMARGFILQPFTYLRDAWNWLDFVVIALAYVTMGIDLGNLAALRTFRVLRALKTVAIVPGLKTIVGAVIESVKNLRDVIILTMFSLSVFALMGLQIYMGVLTQKCVKVFPEDGSWGNLTDENWERFCQNETNWYSENDDYPLCGNSSGAGTCEPGYICLQGYGPNPNYGYTSFDTFGWAFLSAFRLMTQDYWENLYQLVLRSAGSWHVLFFVVIIFLGSFYLVNLILAIVAMSYDELQKKAEEEEQAEEEALREAEQKAAARADKQEAREQHAREQAAAAEAAAYAEAHPAKSPSDFSCQSYELFVNQERGNQDDNTRERMSLRSDPFQDSVSTQPTHKPANDTHHDTARRQRKVSMVPHPERINKYGQLSYGPLREGSQASLSLPGSPFNLRRGSRGSHQMALRPNGRNRYPPGADRKPLVLSTYLDAQEHLPYADDSNAVTPMSEENGAIIIPVYYANLGSRHSSYTSHQSRLSYTSHGDLLGGKAQTKEAKLRGRSASRNHSITSQPHAYALPRQESSLVSRPLKEYEVSTTECTDEAGKVLKQSNDNPFIATSQQPNVVDMRDVMVLNEIIEQAGRQSRASEQNAEDDDEGPTFKERLLEWLMKGIDFFCVWDCCWLWLEFQKYVALLVFDPFVELFITLCIVVNTLFMALDHHDMDKDMERALKSGNYFFTATFGIEAMLKLIAMSPKFYFQEGWNIFDFIIVALSLLELGLEGVQGLSVLRSFRLLRVFKLAKSWPALNLIISIMGRTVGALGNLTFVLCIIIFIFAVMGMQLFGKNYTDYVDRFPGGELPRWNFTDFMHSFMIVFRVLCGEWIESMWDCMLVGDVSCIPFFLATVVIGNLVVLNLFLALLLSNFGSSSLSTPTADQDTNKIAEAFNRISRFIDWVKKNAADVLKIVKSKLTNQIAIHAPERVDNELELGADIEDGVLFKDKKLKDQVEVAIGDGMEFTIPGDNKYKKGNILMNNINAITDNHTDNRINSDINHHGYPIQDDDTISQKSYGSHKIRSFKDESHKGSADTIDGEEKKDASKEELGLEEEMIEDEEDGKLDGLAKIDIKVAADEDVVDLTPADCCPEPCYARFPFLAGDDESPFWQGWATLRLKTFRLIENTYFETAVITMILLSSLALALEDVHLPHRPILQDILYYMDRIFTVIFFIEMLIKWLALGFQKYFTNAWCWLDFIIVMVSLINFVAALCGAGGIQAFKTMRTLRALRPLRAMSRMQGMRVVVNALVQAIPSIFNVLLVCLIFWLIFAIMGVQLFAGKYFKCVDMNHTTLSHEIIPDRNACILENYTWENSPMNFDHVGKAYLCLFQVATFKGWIQIMNDAIDSREVGRQPIRETNIYMYLYFVFFIIFGSFFTLNLFIGVIIDNFNEQKKKAGGSLEMFMTEDQKKYYNAMKKMGSKKPLKAIPRPRWRPQAIVFEIVTDKKFDMIIMLFIGFNMLTMTLDHYQQTETFSQILDYLNMIFIVIFSSECLLKIFALRYHYFVEPWNLFDFVVVMFSILSLVLSDIIEKYFVSPTLLRVVRVAKVGRVLRLVKGAKGIRTLLFALAMSLPALFNICLLLFLVMFIFAIFGMSFFMHVKNKGGLDDVYNFKTFVQSMILLFQMSTSAGWDGVLDGIINEEECDLPDNERGYPGNCGSATIGITYLLSYLVISFLIVINMYIAVILENYSQATEDVQEGLTDDDYDMYYEIWQRFDPEGTQYIRYEQLSDFLDVLEPPLQIHKPNKYKIISMDIPICRGDMMFCVDILDALTKDFFARKGNPIEEPGDIVGRPGEVGYEPVSSTLWRQREEYCARLIQHAWRRHRRAHSPAGEGVGGDGSGGEGSAGGAETAVLLDSSGGSAHRVVLQGGGDAPRPPEPAPPPAPV